From Deinococcus aquaticus, one genomic window encodes:
- a CDS encoding SDR family NAD(P)-dependent oxidoreductase, with protein sequence MTDASGVVVTGAARGIGRAVAELYAERGWRVLSVDLNLPPVLRGQRRVKADVSTAAGRERIVRAARELGGVQVLVNNAAYQGAHGSVLDVSERGWARTLSVNLTAPLLLTRALVDLLPSGGAVVNVASVQGLFAEQDNAAYNASKGGLVNLTRAMSLDLAPRGLRVNAVAPGAISTEGVLAAIADSENPAQTRRDYEDLHALRRLGTPQEVAKVVYFLGSDEASFLTGAIVPVDGGMTASFMMAGRPV encoded by the coding sequence ATGACGGACGCGAGTGGTGTGGTGGTAACGGGAGCGGCGCGCGGGATTGGGCGGGCGGTGGCGGAACTGTACGCGGAGCGGGGGTGGCGGGTGCTGAGCGTGGACCTGAACCTTCCGCCGGTCCTGCGGGGGCAGCGGCGCGTGAAGGCGGACGTGAGCACGGCGGCGGGCCGGGAGCGGATCGTGCGGGCCGCGCGGGAACTGGGGGGCGTGCAGGTGCTCGTGAACAACGCCGCGTACCAGGGAGCGCACGGGAGCGTACTGGACGTGAGTGAGCGCGGCTGGGCGCGGACGCTGAGCGTGAACCTGACGGCCCCGCTGCTGCTGACGCGCGCACTGGTGGACCTGCTGCCCAGCGGGGGCGCGGTCGTGAACGTGGCGAGCGTGCAGGGCCTGTTCGCCGAGCAGGACAACGCCGCGTACAACGCCAGCAAGGGCGGACTGGTGAACCTGACGCGGGCCATGTCGCTGGACCTCGCGCCGCGCGGCCTGCGCGTGAATGCGGTTGCGCCCGGGGCGATCAGCACCGAGGGCGTGCTGGCAGCCATCGCGGACAGCGAGAACCCCGCGCAGACCCGCCGGGATTACGAGGACCTGCACGCCCTGCGCCGCCTGGGCACCCCGCAGGAGGTGGCGAAAGTCGTGTACTTCCTCGGCAGTGACGAGGCGAGCTTCCTGACGGGCGCGATCGTCCCGGTGGACGGGGGAATGACGGCGTCGTTCATGATGGCGGGCCGACCGGTGTAA
- a CDS encoding S41 family peptidase: MPFNPSPRRQALLNPIRNWRTLTAALLCAALPLAAASPATDLYREATRHVLRDYYGWSTADLKGLTEQYGRTLDDRCAPAGDACPFETGREVLTELFAQVGDAHTSVRDPESALRLREVQENLAVPRTGARVVSVPGGLLVASVMPGSPAEQAGLRPFDLLTRVNGRPAGKNPAPAGGVREPAMGGGGDGTLLDSNLLDSREFTRLERAAQPIQVEVTAPGRAPRPVTLASATLRARDEPTLNWVGPDSRTALISVTSFLPSDTAEQFLARVQEARRGGARALLVDLRFNGGGSLTQCVAAASIFGPTQYRSRYRTGGAMYAGIEGRPAGPQDRQQPPDTAVWRGPAAVLVGPNTASCSEVFTYYAQRAGVLAVGEVTRGVGNSGVTFDPLPDGGVVSVTVLRAFWPDGTPLPAHVTPDVPAPTDLNALTTQGQDTCLNAALVALAAGQVGRPPAQPGSLNQP, translated from the coding sequence GTGCCCTTCAATCCATCACCGCGTCGTCAGGCGCTGCTGAACCCGATCCGCAATTGGCGCACCCTGACGGCCGCCCTGCTGTGCGCGGCGCTTCCGCTGGCGGCCGCCAGTCCGGCCACCGACCTGTACCGCGAGGCCACCAGGCACGTCCTGCGCGACTACTACGGCTGGAGTACCGCCGACCTGAAGGGCCTGACCGAGCAGTACGGCCGCACCCTGGATGACCGCTGCGCGCCCGCCGGGGACGCCTGCCCCTTCGAGACGGGCCGTGAAGTCCTGACCGAACTGTTCGCGCAGGTCGGGGACGCCCACACCAGCGTGCGCGACCCGGAAAGTGCGCTGCGCCTGCGGGAAGTGCAGGAGAACCTCGCGGTACCCCGCACGGGCGCGCGCGTGGTGAGCGTGCCGGGCGGCCTTCTGGTCGCGTCGGTCATGCCGGGCAGCCCGGCCGAGCAGGCGGGCCTGCGCCCCTTCGACCTGCTGACCCGCGTGAACGGCCGGCCCGCCGGGAAGAACCCCGCCCCGGCTGGCGGCGTGCGCGAACCGGCGATGGGCGGGGGTGGGGACGGGACCCTGCTGGACTCCAACCTGCTGGACTCCCGGGAATTCACGCGACTGGAACGCGCCGCGCAGCCCATTCAGGTCGAGGTGACCGCGCCGGGCCGCGCGCCCCGCCCTGTGACCCTGGCCAGCGCGACCCTGCGCGCGCGGGATGAACCCACCCTGAACTGGGTCGGGCCGGACAGCCGCACCGCGCTGATCTCGGTCACGTCGTTCCTGCCGTCCGACACGGCCGAGCAGTTCCTGGCGCGCGTGCAGGAAGCAAGGCGCGGGGGCGCCCGCGCGCTGCTGGTCGACCTGCGCTTCAACGGGGGCGGCAGCCTCACGCAGTGCGTGGCGGCCGCCAGCATCTTCGGGCCTACCCAGTACCGCAGCCGCTACCGCACGGGCGGCGCGATGTACGCCGGTATCGAGGGCCGGCCCGCTGGCCCGCAGGACCGCCAGCAGCCCCCGGACACGGCCGTGTGGCGCGGCCCGGCCGCCGTGCTGGTCGGCCCGAACACCGCCTCGTGCTCGGAGGTCTTCACGTACTACGCGCAGCGGGCCGGGGTGCTGGCCGTGGGTGAAGTCACGCGCGGCGTGGGCAACAGCGGCGTGACCTTCGATCCCCTGCCGGACGGCGGCGTGGTCTCCGTGACGGTCCTGCGCGCCTTCTGGCCCGACGGGACGCCCCTGCCGGCACACGTGACGCCCGACGTGCCGGCCCCCACGGACCTGAACGCCCTGACCACCCAGGGGCAGGACACCTGCCTGAACGCCGCGCTCGTCGCATTGGCGGCCGGGCAGGTTGGACGCCCCCCCGCCCAGCCCGGCAGCCTGAACCAACCCTGA
- a CDS encoding NAD(P)H-dependent oxidoreductase subunit E, whose protein sequence is MSVTRLEICTEHLTIDQREDLLDAVWAALRISPGMVTADGNVELSLKHCGDSVSPEDAPLVRVNEIEYRNVTPERLVTLMKRWSR, encoded by the coding sequence GTGTCCGTTACCCGCCTGGAAATCTGCACCGAACACCTCACCATCGATCAACGCGAGGATCTGCTCGACGCCGTCTGGGCGGCGCTGCGCATCAGCCCCGGTATGGTCACTGCCGACGGGAACGTCGAACTGAGCCTCAAGCACTGCGGGGACTCCGTGTCGCCCGAGGACGCCCCGCTGGTCCGCGTGAACGAGATTGAGTACCGCAACGTGACGCCCGAACGCCTCGTGACCCTCATGAAACGCTGGTCCCGCTAG
- a CDS encoding disulfide bond formation protein B, giving the protein MSRDNRLYAAWVIALIATLGSLYFSNILGFKPCVLCWYQRICMYPLAVILGIGALRGDLGARLYALPLAAVGAVIALIQNFEDWGVIPVLKACTADATTVACNVPWPVWGSGALAGLNTVITIPVLSMTAFILIIGLLAWGRPRSI; this is encoded by the coding sequence ATGAGCCGCGACAACCGCCTGTACGCCGCGTGGGTGATCGCCCTGATCGCCACGCTGGGCAGCCTGTATTTCAGTAACATCCTGGGGTTCAAACCCTGCGTGCTGTGCTGGTACCAGCGCATCTGCATGTACCCCCTGGCCGTCATTCTGGGCATCGGCGCGCTGCGCGGCGACCTCGGTGCCCGCCTGTACGCTCTGCCGCTCGCCGCCGTCGGTGCGGTCATCGCCCTGATTCAGAACTTCGAGGACTGGGGCGTGATTCCCGTCCTGAAAGCCTGCACCGCCGACGCTACCACCGTCGCCTGCAACGTTCCCTGGCCCGTGTGGGGCAGCGGCGCCCTGGCCGGCCTGAACACCGTCATCACCATCCCGGTCCTGAGCATGACGGCCTTCATCCTGATCATCGGGCTGCTCGCCTGGGGCCGCCCCCGCAGCATCTGA
- a CDS encoding DMT family transporter produces the protein MPSPPPLLPASAAGPDARTTRLALTGVIVTVILWGGNVVLLKALLSHLNAESINTGRFLLAATVLVTLAVRAHGWPRWTWQTWLIVAGVGLLGNSVFQTLFLIGIRLSPAGVAGVVNGLVPVLVLPLGLLLGQAVTRRQAAGVGVAFAGLLTLLLLTRQPGSPVTLSGMAWLLAAATAWALYTLFNRTLSARVGALPFVAFSLALGSLPYLLYAAPHVQLSGTPPLAWAGVALSGLGANVVAYLAWARGAQVLGAARTSVWNTLAPVIALILSTALLHERLPLTVWAAAGVILGGAALANWPGRTAAPPTTSAPKNAPTS, from the coding sequence GTGCCCTCCCCTCCCCCACTCCTTCCGGCCAGCGCGGCCGGCCCTGACGCGCGGACCACGCGGCTGGCCCTGACCGGCGTGATCGTCACCGTGATCCTGTGGGGCGGGAACGTGGTGCTGCTCAAGGCGCTGCTGTCGCACCTGAACGCCGAGAGCATCAACACCGGGCGCTTCCTGCTGGCCGCCACGGTGCTGGTCACGCTGGCCGTGCGGGCCCACGGCTGGCCCCGCTGGACCTGGCAGACGTGGCTGATCGTGGCGGGCGTGGGCCTGCTGGGCAACAGCGTGTTCCAGACGCTGTTCCTGATCGGCATCCGGCTGTCCCCGGCGGGCGTGGCGGGCGTCGTGAACGGCCTGGTGCCCGTGCTGGTGCTGCCGCTGGGCCTGCTGCTGGGGCAGGCGGTCACGCGGCGGCAGGCGGCGGGCGTGGGCGTGGCCTTCGCGGGCCTGCTGACGCTGCTGCTCCTGACCCGGCAACCGGGATCGCCCGTCACGCTGAGCGGCATGGCGTGGCTGCTGGCCGCCGCGACCGCCTGGGCGCTGTACACGCTGTTCAACCGCACCCTCTCGGCGCGCGTGGGGGCGCTGCCGTTCGTGGCGTTCAGCCTCGCGCTGGGCAGCCTACCGTACCTGCTGTACGCCGCGCCGCACGTGCAGCTCAGCGGCACGCCGCCGCTGGCGTGGGCGGGCGTGGCGCTCAGCGGCCTGGGCGCGAACGTCGTGGCGTACCTCGCGTGGGCGCGCGGCGCGCAGGTACTCGGCGCGGCCCGCACCAGCGTCTGGAACACCCTGGCCCCCGTGATCGCCCTGATCCTGAGTACCGCGCTGCTGCACGAACGCCTGCCGCTGACCGTCTGGGCGGCGGCCGGCGTGATCCTGGGAGGCGCGGCGCTCGCCAACTGGCCCGGCCGGACGGCAGCCCCCCCGACCACCAGCGCCCCAAAAAACGCCCCCACCAGTTAG
- a CDS encoding M23 family metallopeptidase — translation MSARRFLLLSVPLSGVALAHYAAPLPLSAVAPAKAQFGLPFAGPPGPDTWMLGQGYGNTTGAYRQRQSTYGALQGIHAGLDFSAPCGTPVRAIGDGVVAEVDGPHGSPPHNVVVDHAGNLSSLYGHLRVRSSLRVGQRVTRGQVIGESGDSQGTCVSSPHLHLELRDRSHQRFFNPLPFIAADWNSLALAGSFGRGYEYDLTQPRRWQTPDSQPTALRGGALLNEYRQPWPPAAGGAR, via the coding sequence ATGTCTGCCCGCCGATTCCTGCTGCTCAGCGTTCCCCTGTCCGGCGTGGCGCTGGCCCACTACGCCGCGCCGCTCCCTCTGAGCGCCGTCGCGCCCGCAAAGGCGCAGTTCGGCCTGCCGTTCGCGGGGCCGCCCGGCCCGGACACCTGGATGCTCGGGCAGGGGTACGGGAACACCACCGGCGCGTACCGGCAACGCCAGAGCACGTACGGGGCCCTGCAGGGCATCCACGCGGGCCTGGATTTCAGCGCGCCGTGCGGCACTCCGGTGCGCGCCATCGGGGACGGCGTGGTGGCCGAGGTGGACGGCCCGCACGGCAGTCCGCCGCACAACGTGGTCGTGGATCACGCGGGCAACCTCTCCAGTCTGTACGGGCATCTGCGGGTGCGGTCCAGCCTGCGGGTGGGCCAGCGGGTCACGCGCGGGCAGGTGATCGGCGAGAGCGGCGACTCGCAGGGCACGTGTGTCAGCTCCCCTCACCTGCACCTTGAACTGCGCGACCGCTCGCACCAGCGCTTCTTCAACCCGCTACCGTTCATTGCCGCCGACTGGAATTCCCTGGCGCTGGCCGGGAGTTTCGGGCGCGGGTACGAGTACGACCTGACCCAGCCCCGGCGCTGGCAGACGCCGGACTCTCAGCCCACCGCGCTGCGGGGCGGCGCCCTGCTGAACGAATACCGGCAACCCTGGCCGCCCGCCGCCGGAGGTGCCCGGTGA
- a CDS encoding electron transfer flavoprotein subunit alpha/FixB family protein, whose translation MILIVAEHAAGKLAKATLEMVTAAQQSGREGPVTLLVLGQNVAAVAAEAAAVADQVLVADLPALATYNAEVWAAATTQIAQEGEAHTVIIGGSRSGREYAPRVAVKLDAPYLEDATKLSSNGAALQAQRYTFLARVTETVEADGTVVVTVKPGSFPPAAPAAAAGEQYDVELDLPAPRVQVTGRSVEKSSRVALTEADVIVTGGRGVGSPENFARYVEGLADNIGAGVGATRAVVDAGWRPYAEQVGQTGKTVQPKAYIALGVSGAVQHLSGMGKSKNIIAINKDAEAPIFKVADYGIVGDINEIVPALIEASRK comes from the coding sequence ATGATTCTGATCGTTGCTGAACACGCCGCCGGGAAACTGGCGAAAGCCACCCTGGAAATGGTCACCGCCGCGCAGCAGTCCGGGCGCGAAGGTCCCGTCACGCTGCTCGTACTGGGCCAGAACGTCGCCGCCGTGGCCGCCGAGGCCGCCGCCGTGGCCGATCAGGTGCTCGTGGCCGACCTGCCCGCGCTCGCCACGTACAACGCCGAAGTCTGGGCGGCCGCCACCACGCAGATCGCGCAGGAGGGCGAGGCGCACACCGTCATCATCGGCGGCAGCCGCTCTGGCCGCGAGTACGCCCCGAGGGTCGCCGTGAAACTCGACGCGCCGTACCTCGAAGACGCCACCAAACTCAGCAGTAACGGCGCGGCCCTCCAGGCGCAGCGGTACACCTTCCTGGCCCGCGTGACCGAAACCGTCGAGGCGGACGGCACGGTCGTCGTGACCGTCAAGCCCGGCTCGTTCCCGCCCGCCGCGCCCGCCGCCGCCGCTGGCGAGCAGTACGACGTGGAACTCGACCTGCCCGCCCCCCGCGTGCAGGTGACTGGCCGCAGCGTCGAGAAGAGCAGCCGCGTTGCCCTGACCGAAGCCGACGTGATCGTCACCGGCGGACGCGGCGTGGGCAGCCCCGAGAACTTCGCCCGTTACGTCGAGGGCCTCGCCGACAACATCGGCGCGGGCGTCGGTGCCACGCGCGCCGTCGTGGACGCCGGCTGGCGTCCCTACGCCGAGCAGGTCGGCCAGACCGGCAAGACCGTGCAACCCAAGGCCTACATCGCCCTGGGCGTCAGCGGCGCCGTGCAGCACCTGAGTGGCATGGGCAAGAGCAAGAACATCATCGCCATCAACAAGGACGCCGAAGCCCCGATCTTCAAGGTCGCGGACTACGGCATCGTGGGCGACATCAACGAGATCGTCCCCGCGCTGATCGAAGCCAGCCGCAAGTAA
- a CDS encoding DsbA family protein, which produces MNSNSNRTILVIGTLIAVALIALALVAVRGKPAAGAGLNGNFDLTGQAFAGKADAPVSVVVVEDFKCPVCKTFEETIAPELNSKYIETGKAKLYSLVWPFLAENVRLPTDDSKLAAQAAKCVYDQGGNDAFGSFKTILFRAQGSESTVWATKTRLKDLAGNVEGLDQGKFATCLDTDATAARVDADEKQVTDARVNHTPTVFVNGKEVLNGSGQSSYLLADVSAAIDAASK; this is translated from the coding sequence ATGAACAGTAACTCCAACCGCACCATTCTCGTGATCGGCACGCTGATTGCCGTGGCCCTGATCGCCCTCGCCCTGGTCGCCGTGCGCGGCAAACCCGCCGCCGGAGCGGGCCTGAACGGCAACTTCGACCTGACCGGACAGGCCTTCGCCGGCAAGGCCGACGCGCCCGTCAGCGTGGTCGTCGTTGAGGACTTCAAGTGCCCCGTCTGCAAGACCTTCGAGGAAACCATCGCCCCCGAACTGAACAGCAAGTACATCGAGACCGGCAAGGCCAAGCTGTACTCCCTGGTGTGGCCCTTCCTGGCCGAGAACGTCCGCCTGCCCACCGACGACAGTAAACTCGCCGCGCAGGCCGCCAAGTGCGTGTACGACCAGGGCGGCAACGACGCCTTCGGCAGTTTCAAGACCATCCTGTTCCGCGCCCAGGGCAGCGAGAGCACCGTCTGGGCCACCAAGACCCGCCTCAAGGACCTCGCCGGTAACGTCGAGGGACTCGACCAGGGCAAGTTCGCCACCTGCCTGGATACCGACGCCACCGCCGCCCGCGTGGACGCCGACGAGAAACAGGTCACGGACGCCCGCGTGAACCACACGCCCACCGTGTTCGTGAACGGCAAGGAAGTCCTGAACGGCAGCGGCCAGAGCAGCTACCTGCTGGCCGACGTCAGCGCCGCCATCGACGCCGCCAGCAAGTAA
- a CDS encoding class I SAM-dependent rRNA methyltransferase → MKKSPTVTLQAQAVRRIAGRYPFGHSGDIARADDGIQPGEVVNVRAEGSTRLIARGYFNPQGATPLRLLTWQDEDIDLKFYRARVKAALARRKGRIQNTDAMRVLHAEADGLPGVIADQFGSVLSVQLRNAGVERHRDLIVKALKDETRAASAFERSDTGERRREGLDLVTGTLWGDVPERVEFFEDDLNLHFAPMDAQKTGFFLDQRDNRRLMASLVRPGAGFLDVYSYTGGFSLHAAKAGAKATAIDKDNVALAALEQAARSNGLQVGVRWGDALEALAALEKDRRTFSAIVLDPPTLAKRRDDVPRAKRIFTDGAASALRMLESGGHLMISTCAHYIRVDDLLDAARVAAAEANTDAEVLDVTYQPADHPHLLSVPESLYLKSILLRKA, encoded by the coding sequence GTGAAGAAGTCCCCCACCGTCACCCTCCAAGCCCAGGCGGTGCGCCGCATCGCGGGCCGCTACCCCTTCGGGCACAGCGGCGATATCGCCCGCGCCGACGACGGCATCCAGCCGGGCGAGGTCGTGAACGTCCGCGCCGAGGGCAGCACCCGCCTGATCGCGCGCGGGTACTTCAACCCGCAGGGCGCCACGCCGCTGCGCCTGCTCACCTGGCAGGACGAGGACATCGACCTGAAGTTCTACCGCGCCCGCGTGAAGGCCGCCCTGGCCCGCCGCAAGGGCCGCATTCAGAACACCGACGCCATGCGCGTCCTGCACGCCGAGGCCGATGGCCTGCCCGGCGTGATCGCCGACCAGTTCGGGTCTGTGCTGAGCGTGCAACTGCGTAACGCCGGCGTGGAACGCCACCGCGACCTGATCGTGAAGGCCCTGAAAGACGAGACGCGCGCCGCCAGCGCCTTCGAGCGCAGTGACACCGGTGAGCGCCGCCGCGAGGGCCTGGACCTCGTGACCGGCACCCTCTGGGGCGACGTGCCGGAGCGCGTGGAGTTCTTCGAGGACGACCTGAACCTGCACTTCGCGCCCATGGACGCGCAGAAGACCGGCTTCTTCCTCGACCAGCGCGACAACCGCCGCCTGATGGCCTCGCTGGTCCGGCCCGGCGCGGGCTTCCTGGACGTGTACTCGTACACCGGCGGCTTCAGCCTGCACGCCGCGAAGGCCGGCGCGAAAGCCACCGCCATCGACAAGGACAACGTCGCCCTGGCCGCCCTGGAACAGGCGGCGCGCAGTAACGGCCTTCAGGTCGGCGTGCGCTGGGGCGACGCCCTGGAAGCCCTCGCCGCACTGGAAAAAGACAGACGGACCTTCTCGGCCATCGTGCTCGACCCGCCCACCCTCGCAAAGAGGCGCGACGACGTACCCCGCGCCAAACGCATCTTCACGGACGGGGCCGCCAGCGCCCTGCGCATGCTGGAAAGCGGCGGACACCTGATGATCAGCACCTGCGCCCACTACATCCGCGTGGACGACCTGCTGGACGCCGCCCGCGTGGCCGCCGCCGAGGCGAACACCGACGCCGAGGTACTGGACGTCACGTACCAGCCCGCCGACCACCCGCACCTCCTGAGCGTGCCCGAGAGCCTGTACCTGAAGAGCATCCTGCTGCGCAAGGCCTGA
- the uvrA gene encoding excinuclease ABC subunit UvrA yields MQNNLIVKGAKEHNLKDITVELPRDQFVVITGVSGSGKSTLAFDTIYAEGQRRYVESLSAYARQFLGLMEKPDVESITGLSPAISIDQKTTSHNPRSTVGTVTEIHDYLRLLYARVGTPYCPVCGRKIEKQSPSEITDRLLAGFPDKRAILLAPVVRGRKGEYRKLFADLRREGFARVRVDGTLYELEEAEKLKLEKFEKHDVDVVIDRVTLREGDRSRIAESVELGLRRGESLLRVLMPDAGQDGGPHEELYSEKFACPEHGSVLEELEPRSFSFNSPYGACGDCAGLGSKREFSADQIVDDKLSIAEGAILPWSKKGTGGGIYYWDKLQALAEHLEFSVKTPWRELPRQAQDAVLKGPGAPFEVVYRRAGKETMRFMTEFEGVIPNLERRYADTESEFMREKLEEMMELQPCPTCGGTRYKPEILAVRVGGLNISQASGMSVLDADVFFDRLQGGGLDHAAIEAFLTGHLGGTARAHAPSRYEYVLNDFGTAVAAPILRAIRTRLKFLVDVGLDYLSLDRTANTLSGGEAQRIRLATQVGSGLTGVLYVLDEPSIGLHPKDNHRLIGTLKHLRDLGNTLIVVEHDEDTMMDADYLVDMGPGAGVHGGQVVAVGTPQQVRDNPDSLTGKYLRGELKIEVPQSRRRGNGKQLKVIGAREHNLQNVSIEIPLGTMTVVTGPSGSGKSTLIHDILHATLARELNGAKTTPGKYDRIEGMEHLDKVIEIDQSPIGRTPRSNPATYTGVFTEIRDLFTRTPEARRRGYQAGRFSFNVKGGRCEHCKGDGVMKIEMNFLPDIYVPCEVCKGARYNRETLEVKYNGKTIADVLDLTVEDAQSFFEAIPAIERKMTLLCDVGLGYMKIGQPSTTLSGGEAQRIKLASELSKRATGKTIYILDEPTTGLHFEDVRKLMEVLQRLVEGGNTLVIIEHSLDVMKTADHIIDLGPEGGVRGGTVVGTGTPEEMAAHPTSHTGEYLRRVPGIVAATPRKPAAASAPAPKKAGRPAKKPAVAEEPELVGAAPARKSRAKKESA; encoded by the coding sequence TTGCAGAACAATCTGATCGTGAAGGGCGCGAAGGAACATAACCTCAAGGACATCACGGTAGAACTGCCGCGCGATCAGTTCGTGGTGATCACGGGCGTGTCCGGCAGTGGCAAGAGCACTCTGGCCTTCGACACCATCTACGCCGAGGGTCAGCGCCGTTACGTGGAAAGCCTCAGCGCGTACGCCCGCCAGTTCCTCGGCCTGATGGAGAAACCGGATGTGGAGAGCATCACGGGCCTGTCCCCGGCCATCTCCATCGACCAGAAGACCACCAGCCACAACCCCCGCAGCACGGTGGGAACCGTGACTGAGATCCACGATTACCTGCGGTTGCTGTACGCCCGCGTGGGCACCCCGTACTGCCCGGTCTGTGGCCGGAAGATCGAGAAGCAGAGCCCCAGCGAGATCACGGACCGCCTGCTGGCGGGCTTCCCGGACAAGCGCGCCATCCTGCTCGCGCCGGTCGTACGTGGGCGCAAGGGCGAGTACCGCAAGCTGTTCGCGGACCTGCGCCGCGAGGGCTTTGCGCGCGTGCGGGTGGACGGCACGCTGTACGAGCTGGAGGAAGCCGAGAAGCTGAAGCTGGAGAAGTTCGAGAAACACGACGTGGACGTGGTCATCGACCGCGTGACCCTGCGTGAAGGGGACCGCAGCCGCATCGCCGAGAGCGTGGAACTGGGCCTGCGCCGGGGCGAGAGCCTGCTGCGCGTGCTGATGCCCGACGCTGGGCAGGACGGAGGGCCGCACGAGGAACTGTACTCCGAGAAGTTCGCCTGCCCCGAGCACGGCAGCGTGCTGGAGGAACTCGAACCCCGTTCGTTCAGTTTCAACTCGCCGTACGGTGCGTGCGGGGACTGCGCGGGCCTGGGCAGCAAACGCGAGTTCAGCGCCGACCAGATCGTCGACGACAAGCTCTCCATCGCCGAGGGCGCGATCCTGCCCTGGAGCAAGAAGGGCACGGGCGGCGGCATCTACTACTGGGACAAGTTGCAGGCGCTGGCCGAGCACCTGGAGTTCAGCGTGAAGACCCCCTGGCGTGAGCTGCCCAGACAGGCGCAGGACGCCGTCCTGAAAGGGCCGGGCGCACCCTTCGAGGTCGTGTACCGCCGCGCCGGCAAGGAAACCATGCGGTTCATGACCGAGTTCGAGGGCGTGATCCCCAACCTGGAACGCCGCTACGCGGACACGGAATCCGAGTTCATGCGCGAGAAACTCGAGGAGATGATGGAACTCCAGCCGTGCCCCACCTGCGGCGGCACGCGCTACAAACCCGAGATTCTCGCCGTGCGCGTGGGCGGCCTGAACATCAGTCAGGCGAGCGGCATGAGCGTGCTGGACGCCGACGTCTTCTTTGACCGGCTGCAGGGTGGCGGTCTGGACCACGCGGCCATCGAGGCGTTCCTGACAGGGCACCTGGGCGGCACGGCCCGTGCGCACGCCCCCAGCCGCTACGAGTACGTCCTGAACGATTTCGGCACGGCGGTGGCCGCCCCGATCCTGCGGGCCATCCGCACCCGCCTGAAATTCCTGGTGGACGTGGGCCTGGATTACCTGAGCCTGGACCGCACCGCGAACACCCTGTCGGGCGGCGAGGCGCAGCGCATCCGGCTGGCCACGCAGGTCGGCAGCGGCCTGACCGGCGTGCTGTACGTGCTGGACGAACCCAGCATCGGCCTGCACCCCAAGGACAACCACCGCCTGATCGGCACCCTCAAGCACCTGCGCGACCTGGGGAACACCCTGATCGTCGTCGAGCACGACGAGGACACCATGATGGACGCCGATTACCTCGTGGACATGGGGCCCGGCGCGGGCGTGCACGGCGGGCAGGTCGTCGCGGTCGGCACGCCGCAGCAGGTGCGGGACAACCCGGACAGCCTGACCGGCAAGTACCTACGCGGCGAACTGAAGATCGAGGTGCCGCAGAGCCGCCGCCGGGGCAACGGCAAACAGCTGAAGGTCATTGGGGCGCGCGAACACAACCTCCAGAACGTCTCCATCGAGATTCCGCTGGGCACCATGACTGTCGTGACCGGCCCGTCCGGCAGCGGCAAGAGCACCCTGATCCACGACATCCTGCACGCCACCCTGGCCCGCGAACTGAACGGCGCGAAGACCACGCCCGGCAAGTACGACCGAATTGAGGGCATGGAGCATCTGGACAAGGTCATCGAGATCGACCAGAGCCCCATCGGGCGCACGCCGCGTAGCAACCCCGCCACGTACACCGGCGTGTTCACCGAGATCCGCGACCTGTTCACCCGCACCCCCGAAGCGCGCCGCCGCGGCTATCAGGCCGGGCGCTTCTCGTTCAACGTGAAGGGCGGCCGCTGCGAGCACTGCAAGGGCGACGGCGTCATGAAGATCGAGATGAACTTCCTGCCAGACATCTACGTGCCGTGCGAGGTCTGCAAGGGCGCGCGCTACAACCGCGAGACGCTGGAGGTCAAGTACAACGGCAAGACCATCGCCGACGTGCTCGACCTGACCGTCGAGGACGCCCAGAGCTTCTTCGAGGCGATCCCCGCCATCGAACGCAAGATGACCCTGCTGTGCGACGTGGGCCTGGGCTACATGAAGATCGGGCAGCCCAGCACCACCCTGTCCGGCGGCGAGGCGCAGCGCATCAAGCTCGCCAGCGAACTGAGCAAGCGCGCCACCGGCAAGACCATCTACATCCTCGACGAACCCACCACGGGCCTGCACTTCGAGGACGTCCGCAAACTCATGGAAGTGCTGCAACGCCTCGTGGAGGGCGGGAACACCCTGGTGATCATTGAGCACAGCCTGGACGTCATGAAGACCGCCGACCACATCATCGACCTCGGCCCCGAAGGCGGCGTGCGCGGCGGCACCGTCGTCGGCACCGGCACGCCTGAGGAGATGGCCGCGCACCCGACCAGCCACACCGGCGAGTACCTGCGCCGCGTGCCCGGTATCGTGGCCGCCACCCCTCGCAAGCCCGCTGCGGCCAGTGCGCCCGCCCCAAAGAAGGCTGGCCGGCCCGCGAAGAAACCCGCAGTGGCCGAGGAGCCGGAACTGGTCGGCGCGGCCCCCGCCCGCAAGAGTCGTGCTAAGAAAGAAAGCGCATGA